From a region of the Candidatus Micrarchaeia archaeon genome:
- a CDS encoding deoxyhypusine synthase yields the protein MYVKDIKWKKGIKVNELVEQMGSTGFQGVELKKAAEVIIKMKKSGAKIYLTFTSNMVTSGLRGFFAQLIELGIVDVIVTTVGGIEEDIMRSMGEKFTIGDFYSDDVELYEKGVNRVGNLFITNESYCKFEDWMKPSLKKLYEKKKIWPVSEMLNEMGKMIKDENSILFQASKNNVPIFCPAITDGAFGFHLYLFQQDNQGFMVDVVKDFANILFSTSQDETKGLIALGGSISKHHALLACLLNGGIDYAVYLTTASASSGSMSGATTKEAKSWGKIKDDSDAATVIGDVTITFPLMMIYAIEELNKNGLLEKE from the coding sequence ATGTATGTTAAAGATATCAAATGGAAAAAAGGGATTAAAGTTAATGAATTAGTAGAACAAATGGGTTCAACAGGTTTTCAAGGTGTTGAACTCAAAAAAGCAGCAGAAGTAATTATTAAAATGAAAAAATCAGGAGCTAAAATATACTTAACCTTTACTTCTAATATGGTTACTTCAGGTTTAAGAGGTTTTTTTGCGCAATTGATTGAATTAGGCATTGTAGATGTAATAGTAACAACAGTTGGTGGAATTGAAGAAGATATAATGCGCTCAATGGGAGAAAAATTTACAATAGGTGATTTTTATTCAGATGATGTTGAATTATATGAAAAAGGAGTTAACAGAGTTGGAAATTTATTTATTACAAATGAAAGTTATTGTAAATTTGAAGATTGGATGAAACCTTCTTTGAAAAAACTTTATGAAAAAAAGAAAATTTGGCCTGTTTCAGAAATGTTAAATGAAATGGGAAAAATGATTAAAGATGAAAATTCAATTTTATTTCAAGCATCTAAAAATAATGTGCCTATTTTCTGTCCTGCAATAACAGACGGCGCTTTTGGCTTTCATTTATACTTATTCCAGCAGGATAATCAAGGATTTATGGTTGATGTAGTAAAAGATTTTGCTAATATTTTATTTTCAACATCTCAAGATGAAACAAAAGGTCTTATTGCGCTTGGGGGAAGTATAAGTAAACATCATGCATTACTAGCATGTTTATTAAATGGTGGAATTGATTATGCAGTTTATTTAACAACAGCAAGCGCATCTTCTGGAAGCATGTCAGGCGCTACTACAAAAGAAGCTAAATCATGGGGAAAAATAAAAGATGATTCAGATGCAGCAACAGTTATTGGAGATGTAACAATAACATTTCCATTGATGATGATTTATGCGATTGAGGAATTGAACAAGAACGGCTTGCTTGAAAAAGAATAG